A single region of the Solwaraspora sp. WMMD791 genome encodes:
- a CDS encoding DAK2 domain-containing protein, with the protein MLDILDAAAVRRWCADGLAALRRHQGEIDALNVYPVPDGDTGTNLVLTLTSAQYALALDLDNSSEGEQTSHGRVLRLMARGALLGARGNSGVIVSQILRGIADALTDTAVVRGRALAGALTAAAEAAYAAVARPVEGTVLTVVAAAARAADRTGSDDLPTVVRAAASAARDALAATPTQLPALARAGVVDAGGRGLCLLLDALATVVADAADPPPRPAPADPSPTAPAHVPVSVREPVTVREAGSDEYAYEVQYLLEAPADAVDRLRATLSGIGDSLVVVGTGDDPPVWNVHVHVDDIGAAIEAGVVAGRPYQISVTRFADQAAPPVAPSRATVVVAAGDGLAALFTGEGAVAVGGSPSTAELLAAVRATGATEVVVLPNDPDTQAVAALAAREAESGGVTVAVVPTRSPAQALAALAVRDPQRRFADDVIAMAEAAGACRYAEVCLAAREALTVAGRCRPGDVLALVEGEVLLIGTDLAGTCRNLLDQLLGGGGELATLILGAQAPDGLADALTAHLARHWPFVEVHTVVGGQPHFPLLVGIE; encoded by the coding sequence GTGCTGGACATCCTCGACGCCGCCGCCGTCCGGCGGTGGTGCGCGGATGGGCTGGCCGCCCTGCGCCGCCACCAGGGCGAGATCGACGCGCTCAACGTCTACCCGGTGCCCGACGGCGACACCGGCACCAACCTGGTCCTCACCCTCACCTCGGCGCAGTACGCCCTCGCCCTGGACCTGGACAACTCCTCCGAGGGCGAGCAGACCTCGCACGGGCGGGTGCTGCGGCTGATGGCCCGGGGCGCGCTGCTCGGTGCCCGGGGCAACTCCGGGGTGATCGTGTCGCAGATCCTGCGCGGCATCGCCGACGCGCTCACCGACACCGCCGTCGTGCGCGGGCGGGCCCTCGCCGGAGCGCTGACCGCCGCCGCCGAGGCCGCCTACGCGGCGGTCGCCCGCCCGGTCGAGGGGACCGTGCTCACCGTGGTCGCCGCAGCCGCGCGGGCCGCCGACCGGACCGGCTCCGACGACCTTCCCACCGTGGTACGGGCCGCCGCGTCGGCCGCCCGCGACGCCCTCGCCGCCACCCCGACCCAGCTGCCGGCGCTGGCCCGCGCCGGCGTGGTCGACGCCGGTGGCCGGGGCCTGTGCCTGCTGCTCGACGCCCTGGCCACCGTGGTGGCCGACGCCGCCGACCCGCCACCGCGCCCCGCGCCCGCCGACCCGTCGCCGACCGCCCCCGCCCACGTGCCGGTCAGCGTCCGCGAGCCGGTCACCGTCCGCGAGGCCGGTTCCGACGAGTACGCCTACGAGGTGCAGTACCTGCTCGAGGCGCCCGCCGACGCCGTCGACCGGCTACGGGCCACCCTGTCCGGCATCGGCGACTCGCTGGTCGTCGTCGGCACCGGCGACGACCCTCCGGTGTGGAACGTGCACGTGCACGTCGACGACATCGGCGCCGCCATCGAGGCCGGCGTCGTCGCCGGTCGGCCGTACCAGATCTCGGTCACCCGCTTCGCCGACCAGGCCGCGCCCCCGGTCGCGCCCAGCCGCGCCACGGTCGTGGTCGCCGCCGGCGACGGCCTCGCCGCCCTGTTCACCGGCGAAGGCGCCGTGGCAGTCGGCGGTTCCCCGTCCACCGCCGAACTCCTCGCCGCCGTCCGCGCCACCGGCGCCACCGAAGTCGTGGTGCTGCCCAACGACCCGGACACCCAGGCCGTCGCCGCGCTCGCCGCCCGCGAGGCCGAATCCGGCGGGGTCACCGTCGCCGTCGTGCCGACCCGGTCCCCGGCGCAGGCCCTCGCCGCGCTCGCGGTCCGCGACCCGCAGCGCCGCTTCGCCGACGACGTCATCGCGATGGCCGAGGCCGCCGGTGCCTGCCGGTACGCCGAGGTCTGCCTCGCCGCCCGCGAGGCGCTCACCGTCGCCGGCCGTTGCCGCCCCGGTGACGTCCTCGCCCTGGTCGAGGGCGAGGTGCTGCTGATCGGCACCGACCTGGCCGGCACCTGCCGCAACCTGCTCGACCAGCTGCTCGGCGGCGGCGGGGAGCTGGCCACCCTGATCCTCGGCGCGCAGGCCCCCGACGGTCTCGCCGACGCGCTCACCGCCCACCTGGCCCGCCACTGGCCGTTCGTCGAGGTGCACACCGTCGTCGGCGGCCAGCCGCACTTTCCGCTGCTGGTCGGGATCGAATGA